One window of the Mycobacterium sp. SVM_VP21 genome contains the following:
- a CDS encoding DUF167 domain-containing protein, with the protein MTETVVVKVKPGSRKGPLVETDDDGQLTVYVREPAVDGKANAAVIRVLAEHFGVSRSRVELASGAGARVKRFRIDR; encoded by the coding sequence ATGACTGAAACCGTCGTCGTCAAAGTCAAGCCGGGCAGCCGCAAAGGCCCCCTGGTGGAGACCGACGACGATGGTCAACTGACCGTCTACGTACGCGAGCCGGCCGTGGACGGCAAAGCGAACGCCGCCGTCATCCGCGTTCTGGCAGAGCATTTCGGCGTGTCGCGCAGCCGTGTCGAACTGGCATCGGGTGCGGGAGCGCGAGTCAAGCGTTTCCGGATCGATCGGTAG
- a CDS encoding lipid-transfer protein, which produces MSTEPLYILGAGMHPWGKWGRDFTEYGVVAARAALADAGLNAQQIQFIAGADTIRNGYPGFIAGSTFAQKLGWNGVPVSSSYAACASGSQALQSARAQILAGFCDVALVIGADTTPKGAFAPVGGERKNDPDWQRFHLIGAMNPVYFALLARRRMDLYGATSEDFASVKVKNSRHGLSNPNARYRKESAVADVLASPVVSDPLRQLDICATSDGAAALIVASAEFARKHLGSLEGVPSVRAVSTVTPRYPQHLPELPDIATDSTAVVAAPERVFKDQILDAAYAEAGIGPEDVSLAEVYDLSTALEIDWYEHLGLCAKGEGEQLLRSGATTIGGRVPVNPSGGLACFGEAIPAQAIAQVCELTWQLRGQATGRQVEGATVGVTANQGLFGHGSSVIVAR; this is translated from the coding sequence ATGAGCACTGAGCCGCTGTACATCCTGGGTGCGGGCATGCACCCGTGGGGCAAGTGGGGCCGCGACTTCACCGAGTACGGCGTGGTCGCCGCTCGTGCCGCGCTGGCCGACGCCGGCCTGAACGCACAGCAGATCCAGTTCATCGCCGGCGCGGACACCATCCGCAACGGCTACCCGGGCTTCATCGCCGGTTCGACGTTCGCCCAGAAGCTGGGCTGGAACGGGGTTCCGGTGTCGTCCTCGTATGCCGCCTGCGCCTCCGGTTCGCAGGCGCTGCAGAGCGCCCGGGCCCAGATCCTGGCCGGGTTCTGCGATGTGGCGCTGGTGATCGGCGCCGACACCACCCCCAAGGGCGCGTTCGCCCCGGTCGGCGGTGAGCGCAAGAACGACCCGGACTGGCAGCGGTTCCACCTGATCGGGGCGATGAACCCAGTCTACTTCGCGCTGCTGGCCCGCCGCCGGATGGACCTCTACGGCGCCACCTCCGAGGACTTCGCGAGCGTGAAGGTGAAGAACTCCCGGCACGGCCTGTCCAACCCGAATGCCCGCTACCGCAAGGAATCCGCAGTTGCCGACGTGCTGGCCAGCCCGGTGGTCTCCGACCCGCTGCGCCAGCTCGACATCTGCGCCACCTCCGACGGCGCGGCTGCGCTGATCGTGGCCAGCGCCGAATTCGCCCGCAAGCATCTGGGTTCGCTCGAGGGTGTGCCGTCGGTGCGCGCGGTGTCCACCGTGACCCCCCGCTACCCCCAGCACCTGCCCGAATTGCCGGACATCGCAACCGATTCCACCGCCGTGGTGGCGGCCCCGGAGCGGGTGTTCAAGGACCAGATCCTGGACGCCGCCTACGCCGAGGCCGGGATCGGACCCGAGGACGTCAGCCTGGCCGAGGTCTATGACCTGTCGACCGCGCTGGAGATCGACTGGTACGAGCACCTGGGCCTGTGCGCCAAGGGCGAGGGCGAGCAGCTGCTGCGCAGCGGCGCCACCACCATCGGTGGCCGGGTGCCGGTGAACCCGTCCGGCGGGCTGGCCTGCTTCGGCGAGGCGATCCCGGCGCAGGCCATTGCCCAGGTGTGCGAGCTGACCTGGCAGCTGCGCGGTCAGGCCACCGGCCGGCAGGTCGAGGGCGCCACGGTGGGCGTCACCGCCAACCAGGGCCTGTTCGGGCACGGCTCGTCGGTGATCGTCGCCCGCTAG
- a CDS encoding FAD-dependent monooxygenase, with protein sequence MTETDVVIAGAGIGGLTTALTLHARGIGATVVEGARELRPLGVGINLLPHAVRELSALGLGERLSELAVAPTSLAYFDTRGRELFREPRGIEGGYEFPQYSVHRGELHLLLLDAVRERLGAGTVRTGSRVTGFVDDGDAVRVQLGDDELPGAFLVGADGIHSAVRAQLHSGGDDLRWSGVRMWRGAAPGEPYLDGQTMAIVKAEDGTELVIYRIGGGLINWVLLVPEAPPGPLPGTARWNQRCDAGQVLGYLDGWDVDWLDVTDLVGRTADPLEYPMVDRDPLPWWGRGRVTLLGDAAHPMYPVGANGGSQAILDARALADSLAAHPDTGLRVYEEHRRDATAAVVAANRAMHRSGAILRPDHLARVAATYRRDTSADRAQV encoded by the coding sequence ATGACTGAGACAGACGTTGTGATCGCCGGCGCCGGTATCGGCGGATTGACCACCGCACTGACCCTGCACGCGCGCGGGATCGGTGCCACCGTCGTCGAAGGTGCTCGGGAGCTGCGCCCGCTGGGTGTCGGCATCAATCTGCTGCCGCACGCGGTCCGAGAGTTGTCCGCCCTGGGGTTGGGCGAGCGGTTGTCTGAGCTGGCGGTCGCCCCAACATCGTTGGCCTACTTCGATACCCGCGGCCGGGAGCTGTTCCGTGAACCGCGGGGAATCGAAGGCGGCTATGAATTCCCGCAGTATTCGGTGCACCGCGGGGAACTGCACTTGCTGTTGCTCGATGCGGTGCGAGAGCGGTTGGGGGCGGGCACGGTACGGACCGGATCGCGGGTCACCGGGTTCGTCGACGACGGCGACGCGGTGCGGGTGCAGCTGGGTGACGACGAACTCCCGGGCGCTTTCTTGGTGGGCGCCGACGGGATTCATTCGGCGGTGCGCGCGCAGTTGCACTCCGGCGGCGACGACCTGCGGTGGTCCGGGGTGCGGATGTGGCGCGGCGCAGCTCCGGGAGAGCCGTATCTGGACGGGCAGACCATGGCGATCGTCAAGGCCGAGGACGGCACCGAGTTGGTGATCTATCGGATCGGCGGCGGCCTGATCAATTGGGTGTTGTTGGTCCCCGAAGCCCCGCCCGGGCCGCTGCCGGGCACCGCGCGCTGGAACCAGCGGTGCGATGCCGGGCAGGTGTTGGGCTACCTGGACGGCTGGGATGTGGATTGGCTCGATGTCACCGACCTGGTGGGGCGCACCGCCGACCCGCTGGAGTACCCGATGGTCGATCGCGATCCGCTGCCGTGGTGGGGCCGGGGACGGGTGACGCTGCTGGGCGACGCGGCCCACCCGATGTATCCGGTGGGCGCCAACGGCGGATCGCAGGCCATCTTGGACGCCCGTGCCCTGGCAGACAGCCTGGCAGCGCATCCGGACACGGGCCTGCGGGTCTATGAGGAGCACCGCCGGGACGCGACCGCGGCGGTGGTGGCCGCCAACCGGGCGATGCACCGCAGCGGCGCCATCCTGCGGCCGGACCACCTGGCCCGCGTCGCCGCCACCTACCGGCGCGACACCAGTGCCGACCGGGCGCAGGTCTGA
- a CDS encoding LysR family transcriptional regulator has product MELRQLEYFVAVVEEANFTRAAQRVHVAQPAVSAQIGRLERELGQRLLDRSRREVRPTAAGVAVLPYAKAALAAVDDVRLAVDELSRLVRGTVAIGTVTAHPVDVPGLLADFHAEYPNVEITLSTANSDELIEAVRGGDLDLAIVSVGPAEQPPGLDIEVVTDEPVDAAVGLSDELAGAATVSLAQLTQRQRPLITLPVGTGIRSQLDRACAGIGVSPRIAFEASTPQALAELAERGLGVAILPRSMARNRPGLHALRLTPELRGRLVLAWRASGPRSPAARVLVDRARRFLRVGTGA; this is encoded by the coding sequence ATGGAATTGCGGCAGCTCGAATACTTCGTCGCGGTGGTGGAGGAAGCCAACTTCACCCGCGCCGCACAACGGGTCCACGTGGCGCAACCGGCGGTCAGCGCCCAGATCGGCCGGTTGGAGCGCGAACTCGGCCAGCGGCTGCTGGACCGCTCCCGCCGGGAGGTTCGCCCGACGGCGGCCGGTGTGGCGGTGCTGCCGTATGCCAAAGCGGCACTCGCGGCGGTCGATGACGTGCGGCTGGCCGTCGACGAGCTCAGCCGGCTGGTCCGCGGCACGGTCGCGATCGGCACCGTCACCGCCCACCCCGTCGACGTACCCGGGCTGCTCGCCGACTTCCACGCCGAGTATCCGAACGTCGAAATCACCCTCAGCACAGCCAATTCCGACGAGCTGATCGAGGCGGTTCGCGGCGGGGACCTGGACCTGGCGATCGTCTCGGTCGGTCCCGCCGAGCAGCCCCCCGGGCTGGACATCGAGGTGGTCACCGATGAGCCCGTCGACGCGGCGGTAGGCCTCTCCGACGAGCTGGCCGGTGCTGCCACGGTCAGCCTTGCGCAATTGACCCAGCGACAGCGGCCGCTGATCACCCTGCCCGTCGGCACCGGCATCCGCAGCCAGCTCGATCGAGCCTGCGCCGGGATCGGCGTCTCGCCGCGGATCGCGTTCGAGGCCAGCACCCCGCAGGCGTTGGCGGAGCTCGCCGAGCGTGGACTCGGGGTCGCGATCCTGCCGCGCTCGATGGCGCGCAACCGCCCGGGCCTGCACGCACTGCGCCTGACGCCGGAGCTGCGGGGCCGGCTGGTGTTGGCCTGGCGTGCGTCGGGGCCGCGCAGCCCGGCCGCCCGGGTACTCGTCGACAGGGCGCGGCGGTTCCTGCGTGTCGGGACGGGTGCCTAG
- the polA gene encoding DNA polymerase I codes for MTQTKPTLLLLDGNSLAYRAFYALPAENFKTRSGLTTNAVYGFTAMLINLLRDEAPTHVAAAFDVSRQTFRSERFPEYKATRSSTPDEFRGQIDITKEVLVALGITTLSEPGFEADDLIATLATQADAEGYRVLVVTGDRDALQLVNENVTVLYPRKGVSDLTRFTPDAVVEKYGLTPAQYPDFAALRGDPSDNLPGIPGVGEKTASKWITEYGSLQGLVDQVDTVKGKVGDALRANLSTVILNRELTDLVRNVPLAQTPDTLRLVPWDREQIHQLFDDLEFRVLRDRLFDTLSTAGGAVPEAEEGFEVRGGALEPGTVATWLAEHAADGRRTGLAVIGTHRSFDSDATALALASADGEGGYLDTAALTADDDAALGTWLADPTKPKALHEAKLAIHDLAGRGWTLDGVTCDTALAAYLVRPGQRSFSLDDLSVRYLRRELRAESDEQQQLSLLDDTEGIDDQAVQTAILRARAVTDLADALDLELARIDSSRLLVDIELPLQRVLAELETAGIGVDLDHLSQLQSRFGDQIRDAAEAAYAVIGKQINLGSPKQLQVVLFDELGMPKTKKTKTGYTTDADALQSLFDKTGHPFLEHLLTHRDVTRLKVTVDGLLKSVASDGRIHTTLNQTIAATGRLSSTDPNLQNIPIRTDAGRQIRDGFVVGEGYPELMTVDYSQIEMRIMAHLSADEGLIEAFNTGEDLHSFVGSRAFSVPIDEVTPDMRRRVKAMSYGLAYGLSAYGLASQLKISTEEAKEQMDAYFDRFGRVREYLHEVVEQARKDGYTSTVLGRRRYLPELDSSNRQVRESAERAALNAPIQGSAADIIKVAMINVDQALKASGLQSRMLLQVHDELLFEVADGEREPLEALVRDKMGSAYPLSVPLEVAVGYGRSWDAAAH; via the coding sequence GTGACCCAGACCAAACCGACGCTGCTGCTACTGGACGGAAACTCGCTGGCGTACCGGGCCTTCTACGCGTTGCCCGCCGAGAACTTCAAGACCCGCAGCGGCCTGACCACCAACGCCGTCTACGGGTTCACCGCAATGCTGATCAACCTGCTCCGCGACGAGGCCCCGACCCACGTCGCCGCCGCGTTCGACGTGTCGCGGCAGACGTTCCGCTCGGAGCGTTTCCCGGAGTACAAGGCCACCCGCTCATCGACCCCCGATGAGTTCCGCGGCCAGATCGACATCACCAAGGAAGTGCTGGTCGCGCTGGGCATCACCACGTTGTCGGAGCCCGGTTTTGAGGCCGACGATCTGATCGCCACGCTGGCTACCCAGGCCGACGCCGAGGGCTATCGGGTGCTGGTGGTCACCGGCGACCGCGACGCCCTGCAGCTGGTCAACGAGAACGTGACTGTGCTCTACCCCCGCAAGGGCGTCAGCGACCTGACCCGGTTCACCCCGGACGCGGTCGTCGAGAAGTACGGCCTGACCCCGGCGCAGTACCCGGACTTCGCGGCGCTGCGCGGCGACCCCAGCGACAACCTGCCCGGCATTCCCGGGGTGGGGGAGAAGACCGCGTCGAAGTGGATCACCGAATACGGCTCCCTGCAGGGGCTGGTGGACCAGGTGGACACCGTCAAGGGCAAGGTCGGAGATGCGTTGCGCGCCAACCTGTCCACCGTGATCCTCAACCGCGAGCTGACTGACCTGGTGCGCAACGTGCCGCTGGCCCAGACGCCGGACACCCTGCGGCTGGTGCCGTGGGACCGTGAGCAGATCCATCAGCTCTTCGACGACCTCGAGTTCCGGGTGCTACGCGACCGGCTGTTCGACACGCTCTCCACCGCCGGCGGCGCCGTGCCCGAAGCCGAGGAGGGCTTCGAGGTGCGCGGCGGCGCGCTGGAGCCGGGCACAGTGGCGACGTGGCTGGCCGAACACGCCGCCGACGGACGCCGCACCGGGCTGGCCGTGATCGGCACGCATCGCAGCTTCGACAGCGACGCCACCGCGCTGGCCCTGGCGTCGGCGGACGGTGAAGGCGGCTACCTCGACACCGCGGCCCTGACCGCCGACGATGACGCCGCGCTGGGCACCTGGCTGGCCGACCCGACCAAGCCCAAGGCCCTGCACGAGGCCAAACTGGCCATCCACGACCTGGCCGGGCGCGGCTGGACCCTGGACGGCGTCACCTGCGACACCGCCCTGGCCGCCTACCTGGTGCGGCCCGGCCAGCGCAGCTTCAGCCTCGACGACCTCTCGGTACGCTACCTGCGCCGGGAGTTGCGTGCCGAATCCGATGAACAACAACAGCTTTCGCTGCTGGATGACACCGAGGGCATCGACGATCAGGCCGTGCAGACCGCGATCCTGCGGGCCCGGGCCGTTACCGACCTGGCCGACGCGCTGGATCTCGAACTGGCCCGCATCGACTCGTCCAGACTGCTTGTCGACATCGAGCTGCCGTTGCAGCGGGTGCTGGCGGAGCTGGAGACCGCCGGAATCGGCGTCGATCTCGACCACCTGAGCCAGCTGCAGAGCCGGTTCGGCGACCAGATCCGCGACGCCGCCGAGGCGGCCTACGCGGTGATCGGCAAGCAGATCAACCTCGGCTCACCCAAGCAGCTGCAGGTGGTGCTCTTCGACGAATTGGGCATGCCCAAGACCAAGAAGACCAAGACCGGCTACACCACCGACGCCGATGCCCTGCAGTCCCTGTTCGACAAGACCGGCCATCCGTTCCTGGAGCACCTGCTGACCCACCGCGACGTCACCCGGCTGAAGGTGACCGTCGACGGATTGCTGAAATCGGTTGCCTCCGATGGCCGGATCCACACCACGCTGAACCAGACGATTGCGGCCACCGGCCGGCTGTCGTCCACTGACCCAAACCTGCAGAACATCCCGATTCGCACCGACGCCGGTCGCCAGATCCGCGACGGCTTCGTGGTCGGCGAGGGTTACCCCGAGCTGATGACGGTCGACTACAGCCAGATCGAGATGCGCATCATGGCGCACCTGTCGGCAGATGAGGGCCTGATCGAGGCGTTCAACACCGGCGAAGACCTGCACTCGTTCGTCGGGTCACGGGCGTTCTCGGTGCCCATCGACGAGGTGACCCCGGACATGCGCCGCCGTGTCAAGGCGATGTCCTACGGCCTGGCCTACGGGCTGAGCGCCTACGGGCTGGCCTCCCAGCTCAAGATCTCCACCGAAGAGGCCAAAGAGCAGATGGACGCCTACTTCGACCGGTTCGGCCGGGTGCGCGAGTACCTGCACGAGGTGGTCGAGCAGGCCCGCAAGGACGGCTACACCTCCACTGTGCTGGGCCGGCGGCGCTACCTGCCGGAGCTGGACAGCAGCAACCGCCAAGTCCGCGAATCCGCCGAACGGGCCGCGCTCAACGCCCCGATCCAGGGCAGCGCGGCCGACATCATCAAGGTCGCGATGATCAACGTCGACCAAGCCCTCAAGGCCTCCGGTTTGCAGTCGCGGATGCTGTTGCAGGTGCACGACGAGCTGTTGTTCGAGGTGGCCGACGGGGAACGCGAGCCGTTGGAGGCGCTGGTGCGCGACAAGATGGGCAGCGCCTATCCGCTGAGCGTGCCGCTGGAGGTCGCGGTGGGCTACGGGCGCAGTTGGGACGCCGCCGCGCACTAG
- a CDS encoding HNH endonuclease, producing the protein MFDQSRVPSPESIARLSERFERRYPSRTPESAALVDRICASARAENRAAAAQLVAIGELFALRLGRCSETEEWAVDTEAAVAAEVAAALRISQGLAGSRLRYARAMREQLPQVAEVFKAGDIDIRLFQTMVYRTDLIADREVLALVDGQLAAQVVRWPSLTRSRLAGKVDKIVARADADAVRRRKERQAERKIGFQDQEGGFSEVYGSLFTPDARALDKALDGLAATVCEHDPRSRDERRADAMGALAARADRLGCRCGRPDCAAGGRAAAGPVVLHVIAEQATLDGTGDEPGSLVEADGLIPPELIAELARSARLVSLVHPADAPPEPGYVPSKALADFVRCRDLTCRWPGCDRPAVDCDLDHTIAYGDGGSTHASNLKCYCRTHHLVKTFWGWQDQQLPDGTVILTSPAGQTYVTTPGSSLLFPRLCAPTGELPPPLRRDDDRCGDRAAMMPRRRRTRAQHRATRIATERNQNHKARQARRAVFDAIWFPKVAPGIDPDDPPPF; encoded by the coding sequence ATGTTCGATCAGTCGCGGGTTCCGTCTCCGGAGTCGATCGCGCGGCTTAGTGAGCGGTTTGAGCGGCGGTATCCGTCGCGTACGCCGGAGTCGGCTGCATTGGTGGATCGGATCTGCGCGTCGGCGCGCGCGGAGAATCGGGCCGCAGCCGCGCAACTGGTGGCGATCGGCGAGTTGTTCGCGCTGCGATTGGGCCGGTGCAGCGAAACCGAGGAGTGGGCGGTCGATACCGAGGCGGCGGTGGCTGCGGAGGTGGCGGCGGCATTGCGGATCAGCCAAGGGCTCGCGGGCAGTCGACTGCGTTATGCCCGGGCGATGCGAGAACAGTTGCCGCAGGTGGCGGAGGTTTTCAAGGCCGGCGACATCGATATCCGGTTGTTTCAGACGATGGTGTATCGCACGGATCTGATTGCTGATCGTGAGGTGTTGGCGCTCGTCGATGGCCAGTTGGCGGCGCAGGTGGTGAGGTGGCCGTCGCTGACCAGGAGTCGGTTGGCCGGCAAGGTCGACAAGATCGTCGCCAGGGCCGACGCTGATGCGGTGCGCCGCCGCAAAGAGCGCCAAGCGGAGCGGAAGATCGGGTTTCAGGACCAAGAGGGCGGGTTCTCGGAGGTTTACGGCAGCTTGTTCACCCCTGATGCCCGTGCCCTGGACAAGGCGCTGGATGGGTTGGCGGCCACGGTGTGCGAACACGATCCGCGCAGTCGTGATGAGCGGCGTGCCGATGCGATGGGGGCGTTGGCGGCGCGGGCGGATCGGCTGGGGTGTCGCTGCGGGCGGCCGGATTGCGCCGCCGGGGGGCGGGCGGCGGCCGGTCCGGTGGTGCTTCATGTGATCGCCGAGCAGGCCACCCTCGATGGGACCGGTGATGAGCCGGGCTCGTTGGTCGAAGCCGATGGATTGATCCCGCCGGAGTTGATCGCCGAGCTCGCCCGATCGGCCCGGTTGGTGTCGTTGGTGCATCCCGCCGACGCCCCGCCGGAGCCGGGGTATGTGCCCTCGAAGGCGTTGGCTGATTTTGTGCGGTGCCGGGATCTGACGTGTCGCTGGCCGGGTTGTGATCGTCCGGCGGTTGACTGCGATCTGGACCATACGATTGCCTACGGTGACGGTGGGTCCACGCATGCGTCGAACCTCAAATGTTATTGCCGCACACATCATTTGGTGAAGACATTCTGGGGCTGGCAGGATCAGCAGTTGCCCGATGGGACGGTGATCTTGACCTCGCCGGCGGGGCAGACCTATGTCACCACTCCGGGCAGTTCACTGCTTTTCCCGCGCTTGTGCGCACCCACCGGGGAACTGCCGCCACCGCTGCGACGCGACGACGACCGGTGTGGCGATCGCGCCGCGATGATGCCCCGCCGCCGACGAACCCGCGCCCAACACCGCGCAACGCGCATCGCCACCGAACGCAACCAGAACCACAAGGCCCGCCAAGCCCGACGCGCTGTGTTCGACGCCATCTGGTTCCCGAAAGTAGCCCCCGGCATCGACCCCGACGACCCACCGCCCTTCTAG
- a CDS encoding nitronate monooxygenase, with amino-acid sequence MSLRNRLTDYFGIHHPIVLAPMAQASGGRLAAAVTHAGGLGLLGGGYGDPDWVQREFDAAGDAHVGCGFITWSLARAPEALAVALNRDPAAIMLSFGDPEAFAGDIRDAGVPLICQVQTLEQADAALRAGAKVIVAQGAEAGGHGMSTRSTLTFVPAVVDLVAERSPETFVLAAGGIADGRGVAAALALGADGVLVGTRFWACSEALVSPSAHERVIRASGEDTVRTRVYDLVRQLDWPARYDERALRNAFLQSWHGDESHLLANLPEAIDVFQAGLSAGDFDIAHILIGEAVGLIHDVAPADAIVAQMVQEATRILNRR; translated from the coding sequence ATGTCGCTGCGCAATCGCCTCACCGACTACTTCGGTATCCACCACCCGATCGTGCTGGCGCCGATGGCGCAGGCATCCGGCGGCCGGCTTGCGGCAGCGGTCACCCACGCCGGTGGGCTCGGTCTGCTGGGTGGGGGTTACGGCGACCCTGACTGGGTGCAGCGCGAATTCGATGCCGCCGGCGACGCTCACGTCGGATGTGGATTCATCACCTGGAGCCTGGCCCGCGCACCAGAAGCTCTGGCCGTCGCACTCAACCGAGACCCGGCGGCGATCATGCTGTCCTTCGGTGATCCCGAGGCCTTCGCCGGTGACATCCGCGACGCGGGGGTTCCGCTGATCTGCCAGGTGCAAACCCTGGAGCAGGCCGATGCCGCACTGCGGGCGGGAGCGAAAGTCATCGTCGCGCAAGGCGCCGAGGCCGGCGGCCACGGGATGTCGACCCGATCGACTCTGACGTTTGTTCCGGCCGTCGTCGACCTGGTGGCCGAACGCTCGCCGGAAACGTTCGTGCTGGCCGCGGGCGGGATCGCCGACGGCCGCGGGGTTGCCGCGGCGCTGGCGCTCGGCGCCGACGGAGTCTTGGTCGGCACTCGGTTCTGGGCCTGCAGCGAGGCGCTCGTGTCGCCCAGCGCTCACGAGCGCGTCATCCGGGCCAGCGGTGAGGACACCGTTCGCACCCGCGTCTACGACCTTGTGCGACAACTCGATTGGCCTGCCCGATACGACGAGCGGGCGCTGCGCAACGCGTTCCTGCAGAGCTGGCACGGCGACGAGAGCCACTTGCTGGCCAACCTGCCGGAGGCCATCGATGTCTTCCAGGCGGGGCTCTCCGCCGGGGATTTCGACATTGCGCACATCCTGATCGGCGAGGCCGTCGGCCTTATTCACGACGTCGCGCCCGCGGACGCCATCGTGGCGCAGATGGTGCAAGAGGCCACCCGAATCCTGAACCGCCGCTAG